A genomic segment from Dietzia psychralcaliphila encodes:
- the metF gene encoding methylenetetrahydrofolate reductase [NAD(P)H]: MTQLPDIEPAGGDRHPSIVDRIAGSTTPRVPFSVEFYPPRDEAAEERLWRAASVFSELGAAFVSVTYGAGGSTRDRTVRVVERVVSETDLVPIAHLTAVGHTVAELREMIQMYADVGVTNILALRGDPPGDPLGDWTPHPEGLHYAEELVRLIHEVGDFHVGVASFPEGHYRARDLDHDTEILLNKLRAGAEYSITQMFWDVEDYLRLRDRLGAADPEQAAKPIIPGLMPVTSLRQVRRMVELSGCALPDGLSDRLRAAAGDGPDEDRAAVREVGIEFATELCERLIGEGVPCLHFNTLNFSRATHEVLANLSMVPSPGVGASRT; this comes from the coding sequence GTGACCCAGCTACCCGACATCGAACCAGCGGGCGGCGATCGACACCCGAGCATCGTGGACCGGATCGCCGGTTCGACCACCCCCAGGGTGCCGTTCTCCGTCGAGTTCTACCCGCCCCGGGACGAGGCCGCCGAGGAGCGTCTCTGGCGCGCTGCCTCCGTGTTCTCGGAACTGGGGGCGGCGTTCGTGTCCGTCACCTACGGGGCCGGCGGCTCCACCCGCGACCGGACGGTCAGGGTGGTCGAGAGGGTGGTCAGCGAGACCGACCTGGTCCCGATCGCCCACCTCACCGCGGTGGGACACACGGTCGCGGAACTGCGCGAGATGATCCAGATGTACGCCGACGTGGGGGTCACCAACATCCTCGCGCTCCGGGGGGATCCCCCCGGGGACCCGCTGGGTGACTGGACCCCGCATCCCGAGGGCCTGCACTACGCGGAGGAACTCGTGCGACTGATCCATGAGGTCGGAGATTTCCACGTCGGCGTCGCCTCCTTCCCGGAGGGGCACTACCGTGCGCGCGACCTCGACCACGACACGGAGATACTGCTCAACAAGTTGCGGGCCGGTGCCGAGTACTCGATCACCCAGATGTTCTGGGACGTGGAGGACTACCTTCGCCTGCGCGACCGTCTGGGCGCCGCGGATCCGGAGCAGGCCGCAAAGCCGATCATCCCCGGGCTCATGCCCGTGACGAGCCTCCGTCAGGTCCGCCGCATGGTGGAGCTGTCGGGGTGTGCTCTCCCGGACGGGTTGTCCGACCGGCTGCGGGCAGCGGCGGGGGATGGGCCGGACGAGGACCGCGCCGCCGTGCGCGAGGTGGGGATCGAGTTCGCCACCGAGCTCTGCGAACGACTGATCGGCGAGGGAGTGCCGTGCCTGCACTTCAACACCCTGAACTTCTCCCGGGCCACGCACGAGGTGTTGGCCAACCTCTCGATGGTGCCGTCGCCGGGGGTCGGGGCGAGTAGGACCTGA
- a CDS encoding LppM family (lipo)protein gives MTTVIQPSTTATRPVTAAHSTARRRIVGVTALVTMLFVLTGCLQLNAQMSVRKDDTVSGRILVAGDQPAQTAALDRLSTPSGLEQKVRITAYSADGFTGREIYFTQLTFAEVDALSLAIEVEGARPYSMGFRRSGDTVSFTGSVDLSGIPADRADAATTRVDLTFPNRISETNGTLGGGNSVSWTPAPGSITRMQASSSYPDPAARGFAVWMIVGIGAALLVSIGTILAARTSRARSDRLVR, from the coding sequence ATGACCACCGTGATCCAACCAAGCACCACCGCGACCAGACCCGTGACGGCCGCACACTCCACCGCCCGACGCCGAATCGTGGGCGTGACCGCACTGGTGACGATGCTGTTCGTGCTCACCGGGTGTCTCCAGCTGAACGCGCAGATGAGTGTGCGGAAGGACGACACCGTATCGGGTCGCATCCTGGTGGCCGGTGACCAGCCGGCACAGACGGCCGCTCTGGACCGGTTGTCCACGCCGTCAGGCCTGGAGCAGAAGGTGCGGATCACCGCCTACTCTGCGGACGGTTTCACCGGCAGGGAGATCTACTTCACCCAACTGACCTTCGCGGAGGTCGACGCGCTGTCGCTGGCCATCGAGGTCGAGGGTGCCCGGCCGTACTCCATGGGCTTCCGCCGAAGCGGTGACACCGTCTCCTTCACCGGTTCGGTGGACCTCTCCGGAATCCCCGCGGATCGAGCGGATGCCGCGACCACCCGGGTGGACCTCACCTTCCCCAACCGCATCAGCGAGACCAACGGCACGCTCGGCGGAGGCAACTCCGTGAGTTGGACCCCGGCGCCGGGGTCCATCACCCGGATGCAGGCGTCCTCGTCCTACCCGGACCCCGCCGCCCGCGGTTTCGCGGTGTGGATGATCGTCGGCATAGGCGCTGCTCTGCTGGTGTCCATCGGGACGATCCTGGCCGCCCGCACCTCCCGAGCCCGCTCGGACCGACTCGTACGCTGA